GAAGGCCTTCATCGTCTATCTCCCAAGGCTTGTTGGTGGGCGACCAGAAGGGTCTTGAGGGTGGCCATGTCGAGTTTGCCTTCGGCGTAGAGTACGCGGAGGAGGCGCTCGAATTCCGACGTAAGCTCCTGGCTGTCGAGGATCTTCACCTTCTCGATCAGCCGATCGAGGCGCAATCTCACTGTGGGGTAGGAGATGCCATAGCTGGCAGCCAAGTCTTTGAGGGAGCCGGAGGCGAGGAGGAAGCGCTTCAGGAAGGCAAGATCCTCTTCGTTCAGGGCATCCGTCCACGTACGGTCAGCATCGGGACTCATGGGGGCGTCTCTACATTTAAGTCAATTCTAACTAAATTATATCATCAATAAAATCAAAGTCAAGGTTGCTTTTAGTTATCTCAGCCCCGGGAGCCCCCGGAGGAGGATGCTGTGGCAGGTCGTTCTGGGGCCCGCATCAGGCCATTGTGGGGCGGCTCGGGACGTGCCTCACGCGGGCGTGGCGCGACTGCGGCTTCGGCGTTCTCGTCTTTTCTGGTTCTCGGTAGGCGCTACCTGGCACTCTGGCCCTTGGGGGGCGACGAGGTCTTGGGCAGCGCACCCTGGGTCCTTGGCTCGGCCGAGGG
The window above is part of the Planctomycetota bacterium genome. Proteins encoded here:
- a CDS encoding DUF2089 family protein, which produces MSPDADRTWTDALNEEDLAFLKRFLLASGSLKDLAASYGISYPTVRLRLDRLIEKVKILDSQELTSEFERLLRVLYAEGKLDMATLKTLLVAHQQALGDRR